The DNA segment AAGGAAAACATTTGCTCTATCCAAAATATGTTAGGTTCCTTCAGTGCCCCTCCCTCAACCCCTGCTAAAGAAACTACtgggaaaaagcacaaaatctgTCTTTGAAAAGTTTAACATTGAAAGGATCATTAAAATTGCTCCTAAATATTTCCTTGTGTTTTTAGATGAGTTATTTTGGATTTTGATGTTGGCAGCATCAGAACTTGGCCAAACCATCCTCTGGTGCCCCCTTGGAGCCAGCCCCGGCTCTCTCTCAAGCTCCACCTTATCTGAAATTGCTTCAGGATTTCGATCCTTTTCCAGCCAAGGGACCTACCCTTGCTGCCTGCTCAGAAATCCCATCCCTAAACATCCCCAGAGGTCACTCCTCAGCCTCACCAGAATGTGCCTGCGTGTCCCAGGCTCTCGTGAGTGCCCAGAGCCGTGGGTATTGCCTGGGGAATCCCAGGGTGTAAAACCAGCCCTGGTTCAGAAGTTTTCCAGAGGCTGTTACCTGCTCTCACTGCGGAACCTGGAGGCGGATCCTTGACCTGTGCTGGTTTTCCTTGCAGAGATCCTCACTCAGGCCATGATGTGATGGCAGCTGCAGACTAATCTGTTTTGGCATTTGGGAAAAACCAGACATATTCTGAAGCAACCGAGGTATCAAACTTTAACCACATCTCCGACTCAGATCTCAGTGTGTTTTGTTCCTGCTGGCAGAGACTGTCAGgtgtggggagctgcaggggatCACGGAGGGCTGTGGGGGGCTGAGGAAGTTGTGGAAGGCTGTGAGAGATCTGGAGATGCTGCACACAGTACTCGAGGCTCTGGCAAATAAGGGGTGAGCACAGGATGCCCAGCTGAACCTTCCTTAGCTTTGCATCACACAGAGGCCTTGAAAATGCAATCCCTCTCCCCAGATAATGCCCGATTTTTGGTGTGTTTATCCTCTGACCCCCTGTATGTTTCTGTGGTGTGGATTGCAGTATTTGGCAGAGTTGTGGTTCTTGGTGGAGCCTGGATGGTAcatctccctgcagcagcccatgTGCTGCCCCTTGGCCCTGCCAGGTGGGCACCTGGGGAGGATTTGTTCCCCATGCCACAGACCCTGCCCCCAGCGACATCCCCAGGGCCTTGGGATCTGGTGTCAGGCTCTCCTGGGATGACCAAGGGCCCTGGTAAGACAACAAATATTGTTAGACACACAGCCTCTGGAGGAGGGAAACCCAAgtttccctgcctgtccctctgCCCTGCATCTCTCTCCACTTCATGCAAGTCTAAAAGCAAGTAAATGCTGGTGATGTGATTCACCTGCCCACCCGCTCCCTGCTCCTTTTGTTCCTGGAATGAGGAGTTCTTCTCATCTGCCTGACAGGAGCATCCACTCCAAGCACAAGGATATGGGGAACAGGACCAAGATCATTCCACTGAAACAAAAAACCTCTCCACCCTAAACAGGGTCTGAGTTATTCACTTCCCTCACTGAGCTCTGAATGCTGAGCTCGGATGGAAAGTGGTGCCTTGGTTCCCCTCTCAGCTGTTGACAGTCCAGAGTAAATGGACAGAGGTCTCCCTCCTCCAACACTCACAAATAATGACTCACACTGGGGTCGGGCAATGCTGCTGCgggcaggcagtgccagggctggtcCTGGTGCTCTGGCCCCTGCACCCTGGCAGTCTCTTATCCCGGagtcccagctcccccagctgcaGACCGTGGGGACCacggttcccagcccagggcctggagcaaatcctgggcagcagcagaatcCACTGTCCTAGGAAcatttttcatctgaaaatgAATGTGTCTCCTTGGAGGACAGATGTCCTTGAAAACTCAGGAGAAGGGAAACACTGAGGGCAGAacatgggaaggaaaaggggatgGGAAGTTTGGAATTTTGCAGCTGAAATCcagttttctctgggaaagcagctccagccccagctctccttGCCAGTGGCTACTCCTTGGACCTTCTAGTGCCATCATGAGCATGGGCTCGGCTCTACGGCAAGCCAGGAGCCTCAGCagatcctgctgctcccacaggaCGTGGACAGCCTGCAGGACATGGGTGGCTGGACCCTGCCCTGATGAGGACATGCACACACCCACTCACACGCATGCACacgtgtgcacacacacacacacacacacacacacacacacacacacacacgtgctCCTGCCAGGCCATCCGCTATTCCACCTGCACCACAGCACCTGCTGCCTTGCTCCCGAACCCCCCAAGCCCCTGAGccttctctcctctcttctccctcctcctcacaCATGCTTTTGTACATCTAGGacctccccccagcccccttGTGTTATCAGATGTGCTGCTATTGATTTCCTCCCTGCATTTGTTTATGTTATTCATTATTAATGGGATCATTTTTCCATCCTTTGTGCATGAAGGCAAATTTTGTGTAAAAATCAATTGAGTGAGCAGTGCCAATGgcttgtttggttttctgtgctttcatctcctgtgcagaggtCCCGGGAGACAGAGAGCAGGATATTAAGGAACAAGGgtggaatggggaaaaaataataaatcaatcGTTAGTGGTTCAGAAACCATAGACAGGGAGTTTGCCTGCTGAGTCTCTCACACGTGTACTGGGTATTTCCTATTTCAGCaggtttccatttcccctttaTCTGAGCTGTCACTGAAAGGGAATTCCCTATCTCAGCAAATTTCActtgcatttttcattttacctGTGGGAGATGGTAAAATGGTGCATGGGGTGTGTTTTGAAGAATCGAGTGTCCCAGGTGGATCCCACAGACCTACTGCCCAGGACAAGGAGCCCTAGCCCTCCAAGGAAATTGTGAGTCCTGATCCCCAGACACCTGGAGAGACAGATGAGGCAGCAGAGAGTGGGGGGCTGTGATGTGGTGGCAGCTCCTCACAAACGCGGAATTCCAAGCGCTGACTCTGTCCTGCCTCCCATCGCCTGCTGGCGATGCTTACAGGCTCCGGGGCGCTGCTCGTTATCCTGAGGGAAAACGTGGGCAGCTTCTTTGTGCTTCTTCAGCATTAAATATCGGTTCCGAACTCTTCCGCCGAGGCTGAGAGAAATTCATCCCCCGCTCCAGGAAGACGAGATGAGCTTCCCGTATCACAGTGGCTTTACCCCAGAGCACCTGAGCTTTGCGAGCCAGCCCCAGTGGCAGACTAAGGCACCCGTGATGACCAACCAGGACATACCTGATCTCCAAAGTAAATCTCAAACGAAGCGATCAGGTCCTGTATGTGAAACCTGGGCAGAGCCCCCGGAGCACTGCCGGGACAAAAGGagccgggagggagggagggtgaGCCAAAAGGTCAAGGGGCTTAAGGTGTCCCTGGTGAACCTGttggaggtgaggaggagctcagaggagctgctctgtgggaCAGTAGCTGCGGGTTTGGGAAAGTTCGTTTAGGATTTGTTTTACTTCTTTAAGGCACTATCCAGAGCTGCGCAAAAGGGACAAACGCGGAAACCTTCAAACCTGCAAAGATAGGCAACACAAGAACAGCCACAGGAGAAACAGCCGTGATCCCGTTGCCGTTGTAGGAACAAGCCCGATCCGATCTCCCTTCTGCGggtgtgcagggacagaggtgGTGGCCGTGGAGCCGTGAGGGTGTCCTGCACTGCCGGTCCGAGCGAGGGCCCGGCGAGGCTCAGACTGGGCTTAACCCGAGCCGGGGAGGACGGAGGGCAGCGCTAGCGGTTATTTCTGCTGAACACAAAGACGTGAGGCTGCGGTGCCCCGCGGCAGTGGCACCGCCTGGGATCTGGGCTGGATCTCCATTCCCGTGCCAGGAAAggctcccggccccgcgcccgctcccgccgccgatCCCCGGTCCAGAGCGGCCGTGCCCGCTCCTCCGGCACCCGGCCGCGGGGCCAGCCCGGGGCGAGGCGGGGGCAGCTCCCAGAGAACGAGGGAAGAGATAAAGGCACATCCTACCTGTAAAAACACGGGCCTGGAGCCCGCAGCTGCGGGGGAAGATGCCGTCGGAGTTGCCTTCTTTAGAGTGCGGAAGGCAATTATTGTTGCGTCGCCTTTATTCTAAATTTTCAGAGCCCACAATATAATATAATGGCATAAGggcattttttttgttaaaggaCATTTGACTGGGGGAAAATCACTGATGATGGTTGGGAAAACGCGGTTCGAGGAAGAGTTACCCTCAAGGAAAAGGTGAATTCGTGAGATCGTTTCCTGACGGGGGAGGAGGATGAGACCAAGTTCTCAAGTTCGATGTTTGTCACTCATTGAAATGCTAAAGTGGAATATCCAGAAGAGGCTCACGCTTCGAACATTAATCTTTAATCGTTAAGGTGCTTCTGGGAATCGCAAATAAAAGCCCTTTCCCCGTCCTGAACACCTTCAGAAACGAACCCGGCATCGGACTTGGTGGAGGGCTGTTTCCGTTTCCCCGGGGCCGGTggcggcgcggggcccggcggggcgaAGCCCGGTCCTGTGTCCCGGGGCGTCGCCGCGCTGAGGGGCGTTTATTGAGGGTGCGATTGCTCTTGCAGGTTATTTCGGGTATTCCCGTCGGCGCTGCGGCACGGGACGGCGAGGAACGACACGTCGCAGCGGGTTGAAAAATAAACCTTTATTAGGGAGCGGGGCGGGGTGGGACGGCGGGGCGCAGCGGGAGCGGCTCTGCCCGGGGCGCGCCCCGGCGGCCTCGTCCGCCGCCAGCGCAGCTCGGGGACCGCGGAATTGCGGTggcgccgctccgcgccccggCTCCGCGCCCCGGCTCCGCGCCCCGGCTCCGCGCCCCGGCTCCGCGCCCCGGCTCCGCGCCCCGGCTCCGCGCCCCGGCTCCGCGCCCCGCCGGCTTTCTGTCCCGGGCTGGCTCGGCGGGCCGGGgtgggccggggcggggcggggcggggggcgctcAGGGCGGTCCGTCCcctcccgtcccgtcccgtcccgtcccgtcccgtcccgtcctgTCCCAGGGTCTACGGGGCCGCGCCGTCAGTGCACCGCCGAGTACTTCATGCGCTTCTGCTTCTGGCGCTGGTTGCAGAACCAGACGCGCACCACGTTCTTCTTGAGGTCCAGCTTCTCGGCGATGGCCGCGATCTTCTCGGCCGAGGGCCGAGGCTGCAGCGCGAAGTACGCCTCCAGCGAGCGCCGCTCGGGCGCGGCGATCGAGGTCCGCCGGCGCTTGCGCTCGGCGCCGGGCGGCGGGtcggggccggcggggcgggcgcgccgGGCGGCCTCGGCGCCCTCCAGCCAGGCCTGGAGCACCGGCCGCAGCGCCGTCATGTTGTTGTGCGACAGCGTCAGCGACTCGAAGCGGCAGATCGTGCTCTGGCTGAGCGAGCCCACGCCCGGCAGCTTCAGCGCCGCCAGCGCCGCCCCCACGTCGGCCTGGGTCACCCCCAGCCGCACCCGGCGCTGCTTGAACCGCTCGGCGAACGCCTCCAGCTCCCGCGGGTCCGCGGCGGGCGCGGGAGCCCCCGGGGCGCCCACGGGCACGGGCAGGGgtcccgcggcggcggcgggcagcggcggcggcggcagcggggcggGCAGCGCGGGGGGCTCGGCCAGCCCCGCCACGGCCAGCGACGGCgagaggtgctccagcaggTCGCCGCCGTCCAGCGCCGGGTGCGGGAGCGGGTGCGGATGGGCGGCGAGGGCGGCGGGGTGCgggagggcggcggcggcgcaggGCACGCCGCTCATGGCGTGGAAGGCGGCGTCCGGCTTGAAGTGCGGGTGGAGGTGGTGGCCCTTGGCGTGGGGGGCGATGTCCGCGGCCGCCAGCGCCTCGGCGCGGGCCAGCAGGCTCTCATCGAAGCTCCCAAATATATTGCCCTGCAGCTGCGAGCAAGAGCACGCATGGCGAGGTCAGTGGGGAATTCTGTCATCTCCGCCTGAAAAACCGGCCCCGGCACCGCGGGTCCTCCCCGGAGCTCAGGTcataaaaattaataggaaGACAGTGGCCCCGCTCCGCATGGAGCGGATCAGGGGCGGGCACGGGGGGGCGCGGAGCCGCGACGCGCGACGGGGCTGTCGacatgaaaaaaacattaacCCGGTGCCTGTCAGAAAATGTGGCTCGGAGCGGTACTTGCGCTGCATCCACGTACCTGCGGGGCCGGGAGGCAAACTCTGCGCATCGCGTCGCTGCCGGCGTGCAGGCTGGGGAACTTGGGCTCCTGGAGGGCGGCGGGCACGGCGAAGGGCTGCTTGGCGTCCATGGCCATCATCTCGGCGCGGCCCGCGGGCGGGAGGCCCCGGGCATGGGCGCGGGGCTGCGTCTGCCCGCGGCACTGCCCGAGCCGGCGGTGTTCGGTGGCAGAGCTCCGCCGgcgcccgcccccgccgcgctcccgcaCTCATCTTACACGCTGCCCGCCCGCACGGGCCGCGCACGCGTGATGCGCCCGCAGGACGGGCAGGGCACGGGCGGCGAGACCCCCGGTGCCCCGGCGAGACCCtccgggcccgccccgccgccctcaGCCCCCGCCCGGGCTCGGGCGCGCCGTGGCGGGGTCCGAATGCCGGCAGCGACTCGCGGCCCCCGGGCCGCTCCCGCTCGAGCCCCGCTCTTCCCTCGGCTGCAGGTCCCGCGGGGAGAGGGGAGGAGCGGGCGGTTCTCCGTGGGCAAAACCCGCGGGCTGACGTTTGGAGCAGAGGGGCCGTCGTCCACACAGCCACCCCCGGGGAGCGG comes from the Lonchura striata isolate bLonStr1 chromosome 15, bLonStr1.mat, whole genome shotgun sequence genome and includes:
- the POU4F3 gene encoding POU domain, class 4, transcription factor 3 is translated as MMAMDAKQPFAVPAALQEPKFPSLHAGSDAMRRVCLPAPQLQGNIFGSFDESLLARAEALAAADIAPHAKGHHLHPHFKPDAAFHAMSGVPCAAAALPHPAALAAHPHPLPHPALDGGDLLEHLSPSLAVAGLAEPPALPAPLPPPPLPAAAAGPLPVPVGAPGAPAPAADPRELEAFAERFKQRRVRLGVTQADVGAALAALKLPGVGSLSQSTICRFESLTLSHNNMTALRPVLQAWLEGAEAARRARPAGPDPPPGAERKRRRTSIAAPERRSLEAYFALQPRPSAEKIAAIAEKLDLKKNVVRVWFCNQRQKQKRMKYSAVH